GGCGAGGTCGCCGGCGCGGGCGATGGTGGCGGATATGGTGCGGGCGACTTTTTTCAGGCATTCGTCGCCGGCCTGGTGGCCGTAGGTTTCGTTGTAGGCTTTGAAGAAGTCGAGGTCGACGAGGATGACGGACAGGGGCGTCGCCTCGCGCAGGGCGCGTCGCCATTCCTCGCCGAGGCGCGCGGCGAAACGGCCGCGGCTGTCGATGGCGGTGAGGCCGTCGAGGGTGCCCAGACGGGCGAGCTCCTGGTTTTTGGCGGCAAGTTCGCGGCTGAGGGTGTCGAGGGTGTGCTGGTATTCGAGGATGCGGCGGCCGACGGCGAGCCGGCTGCGGAGCAAGGCGGGGTGGACGGGCTTGGCGAGGTGGTCGTCGCCGCCGGCTTCGAAGCCGCGGGCGATTTCGTCCTGGCTGTTTTTGGCCGCGAGGAGGATGATGTAGACCTGGCTGAGGGCTTTTTCTTTTTTGAGCCGGGCGCAGAGTTCGAGGCCGCCGGGGCCGGGCATGGCCGCGTCGAGGAGGACGAGCGCGGGACGGGTTTCACCGCGGAGCGCCTGCCAGGCTTCTCCGCCGCCGCCGGCGACGGCGACCTCGTAGCCCCATTCTTTTATCATCAGTGCGAGCATTGCGCGGGTGGTTGCTTCGCCGTCGACGATCATCACTTTCATCCGTCATTCCGCCTTTGCCGTAAATTTCCCGGTTTTGTTTCCAGTTTCTACAAAGGCGGCGTTTTTCCTGCCTCGGCCGCCGTTCAGCCGGGGAGGACGGCGACGAAGTTGGCGAGCAGCCTGACGCCGTCGGGGGTGAGGATGGATTCGGGGTGGAACTGGATGCCTTCGACGGGAAAGTGTTTGTGCCTGACGCCCATGATGAGCCCGTCGTCGCTGGCGGCGGTGACGGTGAGGCAGTCGGGGAGGCTGGCCCGGTCAAGGATGAGGGAGTGGTAGCGGCCGGCGGTGAAGGGCTGGGGGAGGCCGCGGTAGAGGCCGTGGCCGTGGTGGGTGACGGCCGAGGTTTTGCCGTGGACGGGCTGCGGGGCGCGCACGACGCGGCCGCCGAAGGCTTCGCCGATGACCTGATGGCCGAGGCAGACGCCGAGGATGGGCAGACGGGCGGCGAAGCGGACGACGAGGGCTTTGCTGATGCCGGCGTCGTCGGGGGTGCCGGGGCCGGGGGAGATGATGACGGCTTTGTAGCCGCCGGCGGCGATTTCGTCCAGGGTGATGCGGTCGTTGCGGACGACGCGGACCTGCTGCCCGAGGTGGGCGACGTACTGGAAGATGTTGTAGGTGAAGGAGTCGTAGTTGTCGATGAGCAGGATCATGGCTGCGCGCCTCCCGTTACCTGGAATAGGGCCCCGGCTTTGTGGAGTATTTCCCGGTATTCGGCGACGGGGACGGAGTCGGCGACGATGCCGGCGCCGGTCTGGATGACGACTTGGCCGCCGTCGATGATGAGGGTGCGGATGGTGATGCAGGTGTCGATGTTGCCGCGGAAGTCGAAGTAGCCGACGGCGCCGCCGTAGGGGCCGCGGGGGGTGTTTTCGAGGCCGGCGATTATTTCCATGGCGCGGATTTTAGGGGCGCCGCTGAGGGTGCCGGCGGGGAAGCAGGCGGCGAGGACGTCGGTGGGGGTGTAGCGGGGGTCGAGCTGGCCGGTGACTTCGGAGACGATGTGCATGACATGTGAGTAGTTTTCGACTTCCATGAGGCGGCTGACGGCGACGGTGCCGGGGCGGCTGATACGGCCGAGGTCGTTGCGGCCGAGGTCGACGAGCATGGCATGCTCGGCGCGCTCTTTGGCGTCGGCGAGGAGGTCGGCGGCGAGGCGGGCGTCTTCGGCGGCGTCGCGGCCGCGCGGGCGGGTGCCGGCGATGGGGCAGGTGTATAGCTGGCCGTCACGGAGTTTGACGAGCATTTCGGGGGAGGCGCCGACGAGCTGGCGGGAGCCGAAGTTGAGGTAGAACATGTAGGGCGAGGGGTTGAGGTGGCGGAGCCGCCGGTAGAGGTGGAAGGGCTCGGTGGTGAGCGGCCGGCGGAAGGGCCGGGAGAGGACGGCCTGGAAGATGTCGCCGGCGGCGATGTGCTCTTTGGCCTGTTCTACGGCGGCGATGTAGTCGTCGCGGCCGTCTGCCTCTTCCCCCCTCTCCCCTGCCGCCTGGCCGGTCTGCGGCAGGGATGCGCTCTGGCGCAGCCTGAGGGCGAGGGAGGCGAGGCTTTCGGCGGCGGTTTCGTAGGCGGCGGGGGCGGCGGCGGGGCTGTCGACGGGGGCGAGGTGGATGAGTTTGGCGGTGTGGGTGAGGTGGTCGAGGACGACGATGGTCTGGCAGATGAGGTATTCGCCGAGGATCATGTCGTCGGGGACGG
This DNA window, taken from Sporomusaceae bacterium, encodes the following:
- a CDS encoding diguanylate cyclase, translating into MKVMIVDGEATTRAMLALMIKEWGYEVAVAGGGGEAWQALRGETRPALVLLDAAMPGPGGLELCARLKKEKALSQVYIILLAAKNSQDEIARGFEAGGDDHLAKPVHPALLRSRLAVGRRILEYQHTLDTLSRELAAKNQELARLGTLDGLTAIDSRGRFAARLGEEWRRALREATPLSVILVDLDFFKAYNETYGHQAGDECLKKVARTISATIARAGDLAARYGGEEFAVLLPNTDSLGTLVVAEAIRVAVATLGIEHTASAIHRHLTVSVGTATVVPDELATPESLVAKAEEALYHAKQSGRNLVRQL
- a CDS encoding aminodeoxychorismate/anthranilate synthase component II, with amino-acid sequence MILLIDNYDSFTYNIFQYVAHLGQQVRVVRNDRITLDEIAAGGYKAVIISPGPGTPDDAGISKALVVRFAARLPILGVCLGHQVIGEAFGGRVVRAPQPVHGKTSAVTHHGHGLYRGLPQPFTAGRYHSLILDRASLPDCLTVTAASDDGLIMGVRHKHFPVEGIQFHPESILTPDGVRLLANFVAVLPG
- a CDS encoding anthranilate synthase component I family protein, producing MKLSPDRDEFCRLAAGHNLIPVTADIPADLDTPVSLYGKIVGDRPGFMLESAETSKNFGRYSFIGADPLLTLTATARHSDLRRRGKRTTVAGPPLAVLQRILGSYTCPDLPGLPPFSGGAVGYLAYEAAATWERIRGLAVPDDMILGEYLICQTIVVLDHLTHTAKLIHLAPVDSPAAAPAAYETAAESLASLALRLRQSASLPQTGQAAGERGEEADGRDDYIAAVEQAKEHIAAGDIFQAVLSRPFRRPLTTEPFHLYRRLRHLNPSPYMFYLNFGSRQLVGASPEMLVKLRDGQLYTCPIAGTRPRGRDAAEDARLAADLLADAKERAEHAMLVDLGRNDLGRISRPGTVAVSRLMEVENYSHVMHIVSEVTGQLDPRYTPTDVLAACFPAGTLSGAPKIRAMEIIAGLENTPRGPYGGAVGYFDFRGNIDTCITIRTLIIDGGQVVIQTGAGIVADSVPVAEYREILHKAGALFQVTGGAQP